The Lycium barbarum isolate Lr01 chromosome 12, ASM1917538v2, whole genome shotgun sequence genome includes a region encoding these proteins:
- the LOC132623397 gene encoding late embryogenesis abundant protein-like: MHLVDEHGNRAHEGTPMGSTPSTGTVTHDDAMKKGHEHQHEGQQQLHRRSGSSSSSSSEDDGEGGRRKKKGIKEKIKDKLTGDTTHHDDNKELTDHQQPPQTTTITTPCAETEGEDKGMMDKIKEKIPGMH; the protein is encoded by the exons ATGCACCTAGTTGATGAACATGGCAACCGTGCTCATGAAGGTACTCCCATGGGGTCAACCCCTTCTACTGGTACAGTTACTCATGATGATGCTATGAAGAAAGGGCATGAACATCAGCATGAGGGGCAACAACAGCTTCATCGTCGTTCTGGTAGCTCTAGTTCCAGCTCC TCGGAAGATGATGGAGAAGGtgggaggaggaagaagaagggcATAAAGGAGAAGATAAAGGACAAGTTGACTGGAGACACTACTCATCATGATGACAACAAGGAATTAACTGATCATCAACAGCCTCCACAAACCACTACTATCACTACTCCTTGTGCTGAAACTGAAGGAGAAGACAAGGGAATGATGGACAAAATTAAGGAGAAGATCCCTGGCATGCATTGA